One segment of Plasmodium vivax chromosome 14, whole genome shotgun sequence DNA contains the following:
- a CDS encoding hypothetical protein, conserved (encoded by transcript PVX_122990A), which produces MIMTTKKCSFLLVQKNYAHKFASPDCPNLISIKKVIYEKLKPICFHIKQDYTMGHHVHDMHFYGILCSPLFENKSYKDMNMMVEKLMSEINLAGKVKLHCQPPSRFNKMRKHVRWRWNLEK; this is translated from the coding sequence ATGATTATGACTACCAAAAAGTGTAGCTTCCTCCTGGTGCAGAAAAACTACGCACACAAATTTGCTTCCCCAGATTGTCCCAATTTGATCAGCATCAAAAAAGTGATATACGAAAAATTGAAGCCAATATGTTTCCACATTAAGCAGGATTATACCATGGGGCATCATGTCCACGACATGCATTTCTACGGAATTTTATGCTCTCCTTTgtttgaaaataaaagctACAAAGATATGAACATGATGGTGGAAAAGCTGATGAGCGAAATTAACTTAGCGGGCAAAGTAAAGTTGCACTGTCAGCCTCCCTCAAGGTTTAATAAGATGAGAAAGCACGTTCGGTGGAGGTGGAACTTGGAGAAGTAG
- a CDS encoding hypothetical protein, conserved (encoded by transcript PVX_123005A), which produces MKARKTFVLVIGGGPTGITTGMYLQKHRIPHILIEKDKHIEKVPKAHYYNNQTMEAWRGIFHLDKCFLNETEDLNLWKTFQYGLSLQNGKAVCKYDNFRGKYVYRDTYYEDISPSKVTHLSQYKLLGILYSYYFSRMKCDPRQKRAFLKNIRLKLSTHRMLRYICGNSGLGEEADKAVGEGAAEGAAEGAAEGTDKGADGEAFYKNYFSYDASEFLVGYEFVNFGNIPEGGNPRYHYHPGVNNHTGNNYHGVDWGTPRNGSSLGISPQGIITKVRNLHNNEEEVILSNYVFVCEGGKSGIKKSLQINDEDRKDYMKFINIHFQSFRLSDIVKCNPSMLYFLFSEYIGVLVSHNYKQGDFVLHIPYVTEREAEMYNHRSKCLEMINKLTGFELPDMRIHNVYRWTMHSSIASTFVDKKTKRIILLGDAAHKLPPSGGFGLNLGIGDVINIVWKTIRIYKLKREKFLDSMGKAPQFGCAHRGAAPESGAQSIQFEQSTQSAESSLLQELNKLTLPFSMLSWVEKKQIENYIDSYNIERKLVANFTIHHAVRNYEKGNNVPSLLGYNHNSFIRWVSSCRVNSIQRSLLFYYLFASAKGVLKFVNNLPYVFEFNRARAENFVQNERKNILSLLYPGVDFGYSYVDTMCDVGGVDKEPFSDLAPPGKRRHEGVSGAVEEEADLGRGKKGGDPLGVVENPRRSGKHGENGEHGERDEHDQQDKQPHQSDPPPKYNIFEKQSEKVPKLKICKNIYDHQMSNVVGAKIPHFNLYTFDAKCIYKISTVDLPIFNNPSLSVIIILFNEATLNRMAHFLDAQNMPRDKFSFCLWDSNVVVSKNVEDESVRIFKRNDAAMVGNDFSHMSVPLSEYVLFPRGDYNFVGDAKNVKHIHMDVKGYNVSYVFTADLIRDLFFDTLTLKSDDSFVILRPDRHIISVGEGNWADHLRDVNEVYI; this is translated from the coding sequence ATGAAGGCCAGGAAAACCTTCGTGCTGGTCATCGGGGGGGGCCCCACGGGGATCACGACGGGGATGTACCTGCAGAAGCACAGAATACCACACATACTAATCGAGAAGGATAAGCACATCGAGAAGGTGCCCAAGGCGCACTACTACAACAACCAAACGATGGAAGCCTGGAGAGGCATCTTCCACCTGGATAAGTGTTTCCTAAACGAAACGGAAGACCTCAACCTGTGGAAAACCTTTCAATATGGGTTAAGTTTGCAGAACGGTAAGGCGGTGTGCAAATATGACAACTTTAGAGGGAAGTACGTGTATAGGGATACCTACTATGAGGACATTAGCCCCTCCAAGGTCACCCACTTGTCGCAGTACAAACTGTTGGGCATTCTTTACAGCTACTATTTCAGCCGAATGAAATGTGACCCTCGGCAAAAGAgggcatttttaaaaaacataaggCTGAAGTTGTCCACCCACCGGATGTTGAGGTATATTTGTGGCAACAGCGGGTTGGGAGAAGAGGCGGACAAAGCGGTAGGTGAGGGGGCAGCTGAGGGGGCAGCTGAGGGGGCAGCTGAGGGAACGGATAAAGGCGCCGATGGAGAAGCGTTTTACAAAAACTATTTCTCCTACGACGCATCTGAATTTTTGGTAGGGTACGAATTTGTCAATTTCGGGAACATCCCAGAGGGGGGGAATCCTCGCTATCATTATCATCCCGGGGTGAACAATCATACGGGGAATAACTACCACGGCGTCGACTGGGGCACCCCACGAAATGGCTCCTCCCTTGGAATCTCCCCACAGGGCATTATAACTAAGGTTAGGAATCTACACAAcaacgaagaagaagtgaTCCTAAGCAACTACGTGTTCGTGtgtgagggggggaaaagcggTATAAAAAAGAGCCTACAGATAAATGACGAAGATAGGAAGGATTACATGAAGTTTATAAACATCCACTTTCAATCTTTTCGTCTGAGTGATATAGTCAAGTGCAACCCATCCATGCTGTATTTCTTATTTAGCGAATACATAGGGGTGTTAGTTTCTCACAACTACAAGCAGGGAGACTTCGTTTTACACATTCCGTACGTAACCGAGAGGGAAGCAGAAATGTACAACCATAGAAGTAAGTGCCTAGAAATGATAAACAAGCTGACTGGTTTCGAGCTGCCAGATATGCGTATTCATAATGTGTATAGGTGGACCATGCATAGCTCCATTGCCTCCACATTTGTTGACAAAAAAACCAAGAGGATTATACTGCTGGGGGATGCCGCTCATAAGTTGCCCCCCTCGGGAGGGTTTGGCTTAAACTTAGGAATTGGCGACGTGATAAACATAGTGTGGAAAACCATTCGAATTTATaagttaaaaagggaaaagtttCTCGACAGCATGGGGAAGGCACCCCAGTTTGGTTGTGCCCACCGAGGCGCTGCCCCCGAATCGGGTGCGCAGTCTATCCAGTTTGAGCAGTCTACCCAGTCTGCTGAGTCTTCCCTATTACAAGAACTTAACAAACTAACTCTCCCTTTTAGCATGCTGAGctgggtggaaaaaaagcaaatagAGAATTACATCGATTCGTATAACATTGAGAGGAAGCTGGTGGCCAATTTCACCATACACCACGCCGTTAGAAATtacgaaaagggaaataacGTACCAAGTCTGCTAGGATATAATCACAACTCTTTTATAAGATGGGTGAGCTCGTGTAGGGTTAACTCCATTCAGAGGTCGCTCTTGTTTTATTACCTATTTGCAAGTGCTAAGGGAGTCctaaaatttgttaacaaCCTTCCCTACGTTTTCGAATTCAATCGAGCACGAGCAGAAAATTTCGTGCAAAATGAGCGGAAGAATATTCTCTCTTTGTTGTACCCGGGTGTGGACTTTGGCTATTCTTACGTAGATACTATGTGCGATGTTGGGGGGGTGGATAAAGAACCCTTCTCCGATTTggcccccccggggaagAGGCGCCATGagggggttagcggcgccGTGGAAGAGGAGGCCGAtctggggagggggaaaaaagggggagacccACTCGGTGTCGTAGAAAATCCAAGAAGAAGCGGCAAACACGGCGAAAATGGCGAACATGGCGAACGCGACGAACATGACCAACAGGACAAGCAGCCGCACCAGAGTGACCCCCCCCCGAAGTACAACATTTTCGAAAAGCAGAGTGAAAAGGTACCCAAGCtgaaaatttgcaaaaatatatacgaCCACCAAATGAGCAACGTGGTGGGGGCCAAAATACCCCATTTTAATCTCTACACATTTGACGCGAAAtgtatttacaaaatttcgACAGTGGATCTACCCATATTTAACAACCCTTCCCTTTCCGTTATAATCATCCTTTTTAACGAAGCAACTTTAAATCGCATGGCCCACTTTTTGGACGCTCAGAATATGCCAAGGGATAAGTTCTCCTTCTGCTTATGGGATTCCAACGTTGTGGtaagcaaaaatgtggaggaTGAATCTGTTCGAATTTTCAAACGGAACGATGCTGCCATGGTAGGTAATGACTTCTCACATATGAGTGTACCCTTAAGTGAGTATGTCCTCTTTCCAAGGGGCGATTACAATTTTGTGGGAGAcgccaaaaatgtgaagcacATACACATGGATGTGAAGGGGTACAACGTGAGCTACGTTTTCACGGCGGATCTAATACGGGACCTCTTTTTTGATACCCTCACGTTGAAGTCGGATGATTCGTTCGTAATTTTGAGACCCGACCGGCATATCATATCGGTTGGGGAGGGCAACTGGGCGGACCACCTGCGGGATGTGAACGAGGTGTACATTTGA
- a CDS encoding cation diffusion facilitator transporter domain containing protein (encoded by transcript PVX_123000A): MDSSLLENGLNMNFIDRMSHLYDSSQKKATKKLIIASVICIIFMIIEIVAAIVANSLSLMTDASHLFCDLLSFALNLFSIYVSTFEGNVDMSFGYHRAEIIGALFSIFFIWALSAYILYSAVFRLFDVQTVDGYIMFVTAFVSTLANIFIAFVLKVHSHGFEFIGQRRCSHNDETNEHAHQIKAWGNDARCSAKNGKYKNINSDIVIADDDDAAAHAAACNKGNISIGKINTSSCSYVAFDYYENVNQINMDNRHQGDSRAAGGTGGGGGTIAGKKDSQNSHHALLDPTANNFLHSNHIGNDEDVQKDDDTFKVGINEYVNKGNGANDLSKKKKKKNSHSGTHSGTHKGRNVASDSSYLLSNEESEENVLCDSYDSHGLGRSLGGNSPQTARRHSHRHSHCHSHRHSHDHSHRHSHRHSHGQDELNSISLKTAYLHAISDLLQNVGVMIASLIIWYNPKYSITDPICSIIFCFIVFSTTISVIKEILNVLMEGTPVSINLIDIKNDLLKIPGVIDVHDLHVWSLSIGKPALACHIVAHKNFAHTALNNATLLCHNKYKILHTTVQTDYPSNISNCETYAHLKCSNLKTETHK; this comes from the coding sequence ATGGATAGCTCCTTGCTGGAAAATGGACTAAACATGAATTTCATCGACAGGATGTCTCACCTGTACGACAGCTCCCAAAAGAAGGCCACGAAGAAATTAATCATAGCAAGtgtaatatgtataatatttatgataaTAGAAATAGTGGCAGCTATTGTGGCGAATTCCTTGTCCCTAATGACTGATGCTTCGCACCTTTTTTGCGACTTACTCTCCTTTGccttaaatttattttccatataCGTTTCCACATTTGAGGGGAATGTAGATATGTCTTTTGGGTACCACCGGGCGGAAATAATAGGAGCgttgttttccattttttttatatgggCCCTCTCTGCCTACATCCTATACAGTGCTGTGTTTCGATTATTTGATGTTCAGACGGTGGATGGGTACATCATGTTTGTGACCGCTTTTGTAAGCACGCTGGCGAATATATTCATTGCCTTCGTGCTTAAGGTGCATTCACATGGGTTTGAGTTTATTGGGCAACGAAGATGCAGTCATAATGATGAAACGAATGAGCATGCTCACCAGATAAAGGCGTGGGGGAATGATGCTAGGTGctctgcaaaaaatggaaaatacaaaaatataaacagcGATATTGTTATTGCAGATGACGACGATGCTGCTGCTCATGCTGCGGCATGTAACAAGGGTAACATTTCCATTGGGAAAATCAACACCAGTTCGTGTAGCTACGTCGCTTTTGATTACTATGAAAATGTGAACCAAATTAATATGGATAATCGCCATCAGGGAGATTCAAGGGCTGCAGGAGGAactggtggtggtggtgggaCCATTGCAGGGAAGAAGGACTCTCAAAATTCACACCATGCGCTGCTGGACCCAACAGCGAATAATTTCCTTCACAGTAACCACATTggaaatgatgaagatgTGCAGAAGGACGATGATACTTTTAAAGTCGGGATAAATGAGTACGTCAATAAAGGCAATGGAGCGAATGATctcagtaaaaaaaaaaaaaaaaaaaattcgcacaGTGGTACGCACAGTGGCACGCACAAGGGCAGGAACGTAGCCTCGGACAGTTCCTACCTGCTCTCCAATGAGGAGAGCGAAGAGAATGTTTTGTGCGACTCGTATGACAGCCATGGCCTTGGCCGTTCCTTGGGGGGGAACTCCCCGCAGACCGCGCGCCGCCACTCCCACCGCCACTCTCACTGTCACTCTCACCGCCATTCACACGACCACTCTCACCGCCACTCTCATCGCCACTCCCACGGCCAAGACGAACTGAACAGCATAAGCCTGAAGACGGCGTACCTGCACGCCATCAGCGACTTGCTGCAAAACGTAGGAGTAATGATAGCCTCGCTGATCATCTGGTACAACCCCAAGTACTCCATCACGGACCCCATTTGCTcaatcattttttgtttcatcgTTTTTTCAACAACCATATCTGTAATTAAAGAAATTCTAAACGTACTGATGGAGGGAACCCCCGTGAGCATAAACCTAATAGATATAAAAAACGACCTTCTGAAGATACCCGGGGTTATAGACGTTCACGACCTACACGTTTGGTCCTTATCAATTGGGAAGCCAGCCCTCGCGTGCCATATagttgcacacaaaaattttgcacacacagCTTTGAACAACGCCACATTGTTGTGCcataataaatacaaaattcTTCATACCACTGTCCAGACCGACTACCCCTCCAACATCTCCAACTGCGAAACCTATGCTCATCTTAAATGCTCAAACTTAAAAACAGAAACGCACAAGTAG
- a CDS encoding transporter, putative (encoded by transcript PVX_122995A) — MKFLKVEEFFAKAKQDEGGRNVLLITVNLLLLFSMFLYGINYILMKYFIMIKGSIYVFIILRTVLTIPLMIYMYMSKQSEPNKKKLLHGVNENDGADEQDGQIDLELSKVGEENEKKKKKNSKGDKNDDSSSSKKKKKNGKDSKDGKMDDSMQNADGKNNADGSDEYSSNKNETCAGIENTCSNYFSRLLKNDEKLIPKIAYMPILILSVTGALRQVIVIIALQYTDSHNVAIIQPTIPIFTALMSYYLKIEKMNYITCLSIFLSFFGLAITAEVWNMGSFDFGFLLLLTVPVTKGLQVIYINIATRYVSNDIIQFSQMAVLFLITLPFGILGEMFINENYNVIGEMYNVTTNQFLCILYSTLAIIFLCWKIQIIALNYLTPVTVSLYQSFQPCFTFVLARLFLNETINYNKYIGTIFIVLSLLLYQYGCTKRPKA, encoded by the coding sequence ATGAAATTCCTAAAAGTTGAAGAATTTTTCGCCAAGGCCAAGCAAGatgagggggggaggaacgTGCTGCTGATAACCGTAAacttgctgctgctgttctCCATGTTCCTGTATGGCATAAACTACATACtgatgaaatattttattatgataaagGGGTCCATCTAcgtgttcataattttgagGACAGTCTTGACCATCCCACTGATgatttacatgtacatgtccAAGCAGTCGGAgccgaacaaaaaaaaactgctgcACGGTGTGAATGAAAATGATGGGGCGGACGAGCAGGATGGCCAGATAGACCTGGAGTTGTCAAAAGTtggagaagaaaatgaaaaaaaaaaaaaaaaaaattccaaaggTGATAAAAATGACGACAGTAGTAGTagtaagaagaagaagaaaaacggGAAGGACAGCAAGGATGGGAAAATGGACGATAGCATGCAAAATGcagatgggaaaaataacgcaGACGGTAGTGACGAGTACAGCAGTAATAAGAACGAAACGTGTGCCGGTATAGAAAATACATGCTCAAATTATTTCAGCAGAttgctaaaaaatgatgaaaagtTAATTCCTAAGATAGCGTACATGCCCATACTCATCCTGTCCGTTACGGGAGCTCTGAGACAGGTCATTGTCATAATAGCCTTACAGTATACCGATTCTCATAACGTGGCTATCATACAGCCAACAATACCCATTTTTACAGCCCTCATGTCCTATTATTTGAAgattgaaaaaatgaattatataacttgcttgtccatttttttatctttcttTGGGTTGGCCATAACTGCGGAAGTGTGGAATATGGGTTCCTTCGATTTTGGTTTCCTCCTATTATTAACCGTGCCAGTTACGAAGGGGCTGCAAgtgatatatattaatattgcCACAAGATACGTAAGTAATGACATCATTCAATTTTCCCAAATGGCTGTTTTGTTCTTGATAACCCTTCCATTTGGCATCCTCGGGGAGATGTTCATCAATGAAAATTACAATGTGATTGGCGAGATGTATAATGTGACTACTAATCAgtttttgtgcattttatATTCTACCCTTGCCATTATTTTTCTCTGTTGGAAAATTCAAATCATCGCTTTGAATTACCTGACCCCCGTAACCGTTTCGCTGTACCAGTCCTTTCAGCCCTGCTTCACCTTCGTGTTGGCTAGGCTCTTCCTCAACGAGACCATCAATTATAATAAGTACATCGGCACCATCTTCATTGTCCTCTCGTTGCTGCTGTACCAGTACGGTTGCACCAAGCGCCCCAAGGCGTAA